In a single window of the Nocardioides massiliensis genome:
- a CDS encoding TIGR03857 family LLM class F420-dependent oxidoreductase codes for MPREGQAFPELGCYGLAGHSETPADLIDEVRLAEELGVGSVFLSERFNLKDAAVLVGAAVAASTRIGIGTAATNHTTRHPIVTATMATTAHRMSGGRYAFGLGRGFDRLFEVMGMPPITSAQIADAVGLYRRLWHGEMVLGHEGPAGSFPFLHQDAAFDEDIPVLLTAIGPRTLRFAGAHADGVVLHTFLTDETLARAVATIRAGAADAGRDPAGVRIWSVLATVEDSIDEELRLRKLVGRLATYLQGYGEVIVRANGWDLAVLERFRQDPLVQGYSGAFDQVGTTEELTYLRDEVLPAQWLAASATGSAEQCARRIADQLAAGADSVVLHGATPTELAPVLEAWRAIRPHDDLAGLPTNPGWARGRPA; via the coding sequence ATGCCCCGCGAGGGGCAGGCGTTCCCCGAGCTGGGCTGCTACGGGCTGGCGGGACACTCCGAGACCCCGGCCGACCTGATCGACGAGGTGCGGCTGGCCGAGGAGCTGGGCGTCGGATCGGTCTTCCTCTCCGAGCGGTTCAACCTCAAGGACGCCGCCGTGCTGGTGGGCGCGGCCGTCGCGGCCTCGACCCGCATCGGCATCGGCACCGCGGCGACCAACCACACGACTCGGCACCCGATCGTCACCGCCACCATGGCGACCACGGCACACCGGATGTCGGGCGGTCGCTACGCGTTCGGCCTCGGGCGCGGGTTCGACCGGCTCTTCGAGGTGATGGGGATGCCCCCGATCACCTCGGCCCAGATCGCCGACGCCGTCGGGCTCTACCGGCGGCTCTGGCACGGCGAGATGGTGCTCGGCCACGAAGGTCCGGCAGGCAGCTTCCCGTTCCTGCACCAGGACGCGGCCTTCGACGAGGACATCCCGGTGCTGCTCACTGCCATCGGCCCGCGGACGCTGCGCTTCGCCGGCGCCCACGCCGACGGCGTCGTGCTCCACACCTTCCTCACCGACGAGACGCTGGCGCGCGCGGTCGCCACGATCCGTGCCGGTGCCGCCGACGCCGGTCGCGACCCGGCCGGTGTGCGCATCTGGTCGGTGCTCGCGACGGTCGAGGACTCGATCGACGAGGAGCTGCGCCTGCGCAAGCTCGTCGGACGGCTGGCCACCTACCTGCAGGGGTACGGCGAGGTGATCGTCCGCGCCAACGGGTGGGACCTCGCGGTCCTGGAGCGGTTCCGCCAGGACCCGCTCGTGCAGGGCTACTCCGGCGCCTTCGACCAGGTCGGGACCACCGAGGAGCTGACCTACCTGCGCGACGAGGTCCTCCCCGCACAGTGGCTCGCGGCGTCCGCCACGGGCAGCGCCGAGCAGTGCGCGCGCCGGATCGCCGACCAGCTCGCCGCGGGTGCCGACAGCGTCGTGCTGCACGGGGCGACGCCGACCGAGCTCGCGCCGGTGCTCGAGGCCTGGCGTGCGATCCGCCCGCACGACGACCTGGCCGGGCTGCCGACCAACCCGGGCTGGGCACGCGGGAGGCCGGCATGA
- a CDS encoding phosphotransferase family protein — protein sequence MSTPPAGVDDLTPQWLSAALDTRVDTVDATRIGTGQMGSCFRLHLDGPEIGGRVPATVLAKLPAEDPASRAMVAGTYRGEVRFYAEVAPTLDIRVPGCHHATEVDDEGRFALLLEDVAGGRVGDQLAGCTPAEAIAAAENLAGLHGPRWCDPTLAEIDGYAVSGPDDAALMGEFLPPAVDTFLHPETGIGALVSDEDAATLREASSLLPGFLLARPERFAVTHGDYRLDNLLFLPDGTSVALDWQTVNLGLPARDLAFLVTTGLPIEDRRACERDVVAAYHARLTSYGVAQGLEECWDDYRFAVLTGLLVEVFGCAFGARTDRGDRMFATMLARTCAAIRDLDTLALAQG from the coding sequence ATGAGCACGCCCCCGGCGGGCGTCGACGACCTCACCCCACAGTGGCTCTCGGCCGCGCTCGACACCCGGGTCGACACGGTGGACGCCACCAGGATCGGCACCGGCCAGATGGGCTCGTGCTTCCGCCTCCATCTCGACGGTCCCGAGATCGGCGGGCGCGTCCCCGCGACCGTCCTGGCCAAGCTTCCCGCCGAGGACCCCGCCTCCCGCGCGATGGTCGCGGGCACCTACCGCGGCGAGGTGCGCTTCTACGCCGAGGTCGCGCCGACCCTCGACATCCGGGTGCCGGGCTGCCATCACGCCACGGAGGTCGACGACGAGGGGCGGTTCGCGCTGCTGCTCGAGGACGTCGCCGGCGGTCGGGTCGGCGACCAGCTCGCCGGCTGCACGCCCGCGGAGGCGATCGCCGCCGCCGAGAACCTCGCCGGTCTGCACGGCCCGCGCTGGTGCGACCCGACGCTGGCGGAGATCGACGGGTACGCCGTGTCCGGCCCGGACGACGCGGCACTGATGGGCGAGTTCCTGCCGCCCGCCGTCGACACCTTCCTGCACCCGGAGACCGGCATCGGCGCACTCGTCAGCGACGAGGACGCGGCGACGCTGCGGGAGGCCTCCTCGCTGCTGCCCGGGTTCCTCCTCGCCCGCCCGGAGCGGTTCGCCGTGACCCACGGTGACTACCGCCTCGACAACCTGCTCTTCCTCCCCGACGGCACGTCGGTCGCGCTCGACTGGCAGACCGTCAACCTCGGCCTGCCCGCCCGCGACCTCGCGTTTCTCGTGACCACCGGTCTGCCGATCGAGGATCGTCGGGCCTGCGAGCGGGACGTGGTCGCGGCCTACCACGCGCGGCTGACGTCGTACGGCGTGGCGCAGGGTCTCGAGGAGTGCTGGGACGACTACCGCTTCGCGGTCCTCACGGGGTTGCTCGTGGAGGTGTTCGGGTGCGCGTTCGGAGCCCGCACGGACCGCGGCGACCGGATGTTCGCCACCATGCTCGCGCGGACCTGCGCCGCGATCCGCGACCTGGACACGCTGGCGCTGGCGCAGGGCTAG
- a CDS encoding pyridoxamine 5'-phosphate oxidase family protein, which translates to MSPARHLVDLDTATAVELLASVPVGRLVWNGSAGLTAIPVNHVWRDGRVLVRTTAYSTIARECDDQPVAFEVDALDEDHRIGWSVLVRGRASIDWDAGPASAPTDPWPDGLRPLVLAIDVASLDGRRLVEAG; encoded by the coding sequence ATGTCCCCCGCCCGCCACCTGGTCGACCTCGACACCGCGACCGCCGTGGAGCTGCTGGCCTCCGTGCCGGTCGGTCGGCTCGTCTGGAACGGCTCCGCCGGGCTGACCGCGATCCCCGTCAACCACGTCTGGCGCGACGGACGCGTCCTGGTCCGGACGACGGCCTACTCCACCATCGCGCGCGAGTGTGACGACCAGCCCGTGGCGTTCGAGGTGGACGCACTCGACGAGGATCACCGGATCGGCTGGAGCGTGCTGGTCCGCGGTCGCGCCAGCATCGACTGGGACGCCGGTCCCGCCAGTGCGCCCACGGACCCGTGGCCGGACGGGCTGCGCCCGCTGGTGCTGGCGATCGACGTCGCCTCGCTCGACGGTCGTCGCCTGGTCGAGGCTGGTTGA
- a CDS encoding sodium-dependent transporter, with translation MSAEQPVEASRGAFAHRRVFIFAAIGSAVGLGNIWRFPYVAYDNGGGAFLIPYLVALLAAGLPFLMLDYAIGHKYRGSAPLSFRRMSGRGAETLGWWQVGICAVIAIYYAAIIAYAIRYAFFSLDNAWGDDPNAFFFQDFLESTTGFGFDFVPGVLWPVVLVWLVVVAIMVAGVQKGIGRTALVFIPVLALAFVALVVQALFLPGAAAGLDAFFTPDWSALTDAAVWGAAIGQIFFSLSVGFGIMITYASYVGRKTDMTGSGLVVGTANSSFELLAGIGVFAALGFMAQANGVAIDEVASNGIGLAFIAFPAIISEAPAGALIGVLFFGSLVLAGLTSLVSVIEVVISAVRDKLDLSRTSAALAVGIPVAVISALLFGTTTGLPILDAMDHFINRFGILLVAVISMLVVAWKMRALTDLRGHLNATGSVPLGSWWSALIAVVIPLALVYVLVDELLLVLDKPYGDLPTWLINTFGWGTAGLVVVVAIVLAQLPWSSRVPLDGPPTDTPEEEVSR, from the coding sequence ATGTCCGCCGAGCAGCCAGTCGAGGCCTCCCGGGGCGCCTTCGCACACCGCCGGGTCTTCATCTTCGCCGCCATCGGCTCAGCCGTCGGGCTGGGCAACATCTGGCGCTTCCCGTACGTCGCCTACGACAACGGCGGCGGCGCGTTCCTCATCCCCTACCTGGTCGCACTGCTTGCGGCCGGGCTGCCGTTCCTCATGCTCGACTACGCGATCGGGCACAAGTACCGGGGCTCCGCACCGCTGTCGTTCCGGCGGATGTCCGGCCGGGGCGCGGAGACGCTCGGATGGTGGCAGGTCGGCATCTGCGCGGTCATCGCGATCTACTACGCCGCGATCATCGCCTACGCCATCCGCTACGCGTTCTTCTCGCTGGACAACGCCTGGGGCGACGACCCGAACGCGTTCTTCTTCCAGGACTTCCTCGAGTCGACGACCGGCTTCGGCTTCGACTTCGTGCCCGGCGTGCTGTGGCCGGTCGTCCTCGTCTGGCTGGTCGTCGTCGCGATCATGGTCGCCGGGGTCCAGAAGGGCATCGGGCGCACGGCGCTCGTGTTCATCCCGGTGCTCGCGCTCGCGTTCGTCGCGCTCGTCGTCCAGGCGCTCTTCCTGCCCGGTGCGGCCGCCGGGCTCGACGCGTTCTTCACGCCGGACTGGAGCGCGCTCACCGACGCAGCCGTGTGGGGGGCGGCCATCGGCCAGATCTTCTTCTCGCTCTCGGTCGGCTTCGGCATCATGATCACCTACGCGTCGTACGTCGGCCGCAAGACCGACATGACCGGGTCCGGGCTCGTCGTCGGCACCGCCAACTCCTCCTTCGAGCTGCTCGCCGGCATCGGTGTCTTCGCGGCGCTCGGGTTCATGGCCCAGGCCAACGGCGTCGCGATCGACGAGGTGGCCAGCAACGGCATCGGACTGGCGTTCATCGCCTTCCCGGCGATCATCTCCGAGGCGCCGGCCGGCGCTCTGATCGGCGTGCTCTTCTTCGGCTCGCTGGTCCTCGCCGGGCTCACCTCGCTGGTGAGCGTGATCGAGGTCGTGATCTCCGCGGTGCGCGACAAGCTCGACCTCAGCCGCACCAGCGCCGCGCTGGCCGTCGGCATCCCCGTCGCGGTCATCAGTGCCCTGCTCTTCGGCACCACGACCGGCCTGCCGATCCTCGACGCGATGGACCACTTCATCAACCGGTTCGGCATCTTGCTGGTCGCGGTCATCAGCATGCTCGTCGTCGCCTGGAAGATGCGCGCGCTGACCGACCTGCGCGGCCACCTCAACGCCACCGGATCGGTGCCCCTGGGCAGCTGGTGGTCGGCGTTGATCGCGGTGGTCATCCCGTTGGCGCTTGTCTATGTGCTCGTCGACGAGCTCTTGCTCGTGCTCGACAAGCCCTACGGCGACCTCCCGACCTGGCTGATCAACACCTTCGGGTGGGGCACCGCCGGCCTCGTCGTCGTCGTCGCCATCGTCCTGGCACAGCTCCCCTGGAGCTCCCGCGTGCCTCTCGACGGCCCACCTACCGACACACCCGAGGAAGAGGTCTCCCGATGA
- a CDS encoding methionine/alanine import family NSS transporter small subunit has protein sequence MSTTAIVMMVVSMLVLWGGLGLAILNIVRSDRQQ, from the coding sequence ATGAGCACCACCGCGATCGTGATGATGGTCGTCTCCATGCTCGTCCTGTGGGGCGGGCTCGGCCTGGCGATCCTCAACATCGTCCGCAGCGACCGCCAGCAGTGA
- the cobT gene encoding nicotinate-nucleotide--dimethylbenzimidazole phosphoribosyltransferase has translation MSVSPSAEVRAEAESRLAALATPPRALGRLGELGVRMATLQGVVPPRPLADPRLVIFAGDHGVAAHGVSAYPPAITGAMVRTFLAGRAGVSALARAHDVAVRVLDIGVDDDFADLDDEVRAALQAHKVRRSCAPSHLEDALTLDELEQSLAAGRAVAREEIAAGADLLISGDMGIGNTTPAAALVAVLCGLPVETVVGRGTGVDEAGLAHKQSVIETAIARLGDRADSPRDVLAALGSADLAATVGFVQEAAAHRVPVLLDGVISTACALAAEHLSPGCAPWFLAGHLSPEPAHLPALKSLGLEPLLDLGMRLGEGSGAVAAVPLVRSAIALLREVALLSDLLPPDA, from the coding sequence GTGAGCGTCTCGCCCTCGGCCGAGGTGCGAGCGGAGGCCGAGTCACGGCTCGCCGCCCTCGCCACTCCGCCCAGAGCGCTCGGGCGCCTCGGTGAGCTCGGCGTGCGGATGGCGACGCTCCAGGGCGTCGTCCCGCCGCGGCCCCTCGCCGACCCCCGGCTGGTGATCTTCGCCGGCGACCACGGCGTGGCCGCCCATGGGGTCTCGGCGTACCCGCCGGCGATCACCGGCGCGATGGTGCGCACCTTCCTCGCCGGTCGCGCCGGGGTCTCGGCGCTCGCCCGGGCCCACGACGTCGCCGTACGCGTCCTCGACATCGGGGTCGACGACGACTTCGCCGACCTGGACGACGAGGTGCGCGCCGCGCTCCAGGCTCACAAGGTCCGCCGTTCCTGTGCCCCGTCGCACCTCGAGGATGCGCTCACCCTCGACGAGCTCGAGCAGTCGCTGGCCGCCGGGCGCGCGGTCGCCCGCGAGGAGATCGCCGCGGGCGCCGACCTGCTGATCAGTGGCGACATGGGGATCGGCAACACGACGCCCGCCGCGGCCCTGGTCGCGGTGTTGTGCGGTCTGCCCGTCGAGACGGTCGTGGGGCGCGGCACCGGTGTCGATGAGGCGGGCCTCGCCCACAAGCAGTCGGTCATCGAGACCGCGATCGCCCGGCTCGGCGACCGGGCGGACTCCCCGCGCGACGTCCTCGCCGCCCTGGGCAGTGCCGACCTCGCCGCGACCGTCGGCTTCGTGCAGGAGGCGGCGGCACATCGGGTGCCGGTGCTGCTCGACGGCGTGATCAGCACGGCGTGCGCCCTCGCCGCCGAGCACCTGTCGCCGGGGTGCGCCCCATGGTTCCTCGCCGGCCACCTGTCCCCCGAGCCCGCGCACCTGCCGGCGCTGAAGTCGCTCGGGCTCGAGCCCCTGCTCGACCTTGGGATGCGCCTGGGCGAGGGCAGCGGCGCGGTGGCCGCGGTGCCGTTGGTGCGCAGCGCGATCGCGTTGTTGCGTGAGGTGGCGCTGCTCAGCGACCTGCTGCCGCCGGACGCCTGA
- a CDS encoding adenosylcobinamide-GDP ribazoletransferase, with the protein MDALRLAVGTLTVLRVPAPRAVDARTFRVTALLAPLAVVPLGLAVLGVGLLGAWLGAPAYVVAVVAVGVLALGTRILHLDGLSDTVDGLSASYDPECSLAVMRGGTAGPAGVVALVLVLGLQIAALAPLLVTTEGAVVAGIAVCVSRGALALCCLPVLPAARPDGLGVGFAGSVSALRAAVLWLALLGVLTGALGALGLPWWHGVVAVAMSLVAAGLLLARVRRRFGGVTGDVFGAAIEIVLTVLLVVLVVLAGLP; encoded by the coding sequence GTGGACGCCCTGCGCCTGGCCGTCGGGACGCTGACCGTGCTGCGGGTCCCGGCGCCGCGGGCGGTCGACGCTCGCACCTTCCGCGTCACCGCACTGCTCGCGCCGCTCGCGGTGGTCCCGCTGGGGCTGGCGGTCCTGGGGGTGGGTCTGCTGGGAGCCTGGCTGGGCGCGCCGGCGTACGTCGTCGCCGTGGTCGCGGTGGGCGTCCTCGCGCTGGGGACGCGCATCCTGCACCTGGACGGTCTCAGCGACACCGTCGACGGGCTGAGCGCCTCCTACGACCCGGAGTGCTCGCTCGCGGTGATGCGGGGAGGGACGGCGGGCCCGGCCGGCGTGGTCGCGCTGGTGCTGGTGCTCGGGCTCCAGATCGCTGCGCTCGCTCCCCTGCTGGTGACGACCGAGGGGGCGGTGGTGGCGGGGATCGCGGTGTGCGTCTCCCGCGGTGCACTGGCACTGTGCTGCCTGCCGGTGCTGCCGGCGGCGCGTCCCGACGGGCTGGGCGTCGGCTTCGCCGGGAGCGTCTCGGCGCTCCGGGCGGCGGTGCTGTGGCTCGCGCTGCTGGGGGTGTTGACCGGGGCTCTCGGCGCTCTCGGTCTCCCCTGGTGGCACGGGGTGGTCGCGGTGGCGATGTCACTGGTGGCGGCCGGGCTGCTGCTCGCGCGTGTGCGCCGGCGGTTCGGCGGCGTGACCGGGGACGTCTTCGGCGCCGCCATCGAGATCGTGCTCACGGTGCTGCTGGTCGTGCTGGTGGTGCTGGCCGGACTGCCCTGA
- a CDS encoding TasA family protein, giving the protein MSNTRRKVLVPLATLLAAGAVAIGSGATFTSTTASTTSVASGHVEHTLDNTTLDLTNIKPGDVITGSVKLTNTGTLPATVTLRESASTNTFTKDALTLELTQAGNATPLYSGNFGDLADTAVLPLGAVDVAGSTTVTWKVTFAADAGNVNEKKAATASYTWISTQNPGVALPFGATVGLPNLGD; this is encoded by the coding sequence ATGTCGAACACCCGCCGCAAGGTCCTCGTCCCCCTCGCCACCCTGCTCGCCGCCGGCGCCGTGGCCATCGGCTCGGGTGCGACCTTCACCTCCACCACCGCCTCGACCACCTCGGTCGCCTCCGGCCACGTCGAGCACACGCTGGACAACACCACGCTCGACCTCACCAACATCAAGCCCGGCGACGTCATCACCGGCTCGGTCAAGCTCACCAACACCGGCACCCTGCCCGCCACCGTGACCCTGCGCGAGAGCGCCTCGACCAACACCTTCACCAAGGACGCGCTCACCCTCGAGCTCACCCAGGCCGGCAACGCCACCCCGCTGTACTCCGGCAACTTCGGCGACCTGGCCGACACCGCGGTCCTGCCCCTGGGCGCGGTCGACGTGGCCGGCTCGACCACCGTGACCTGGAAGGTCACCTTCGCCGCCGACGCCGGCAACGTGAACGAGAAGAAGGCCGCCACCGCCAGCTACACCTGGATCTCCACCCAGAACCCCGGCGTGGCCCTGCCCTTCGGCGCCACCGTCGGCCTGCCGAACCTGGGCGACTGA
- the cobU gene encoding bifunctional adenosylcobinamide kinase/adenosylcobinamide-phosphate guanylyltransferase, with product MRVLVTGGVRSGKSHHAEGLVADRVAVAYVAPGPAPTADDADWTARVAAHRARRPASWTTHETADLAGVLDAAPGPVLIDCLGTWVTALVDDADLWEAPTEKVEVHVHTALDRLVRALRERDDVVVVTNEVGWGVVPSHRSGRVFRDALGTVNRVVAAVCDEVHLVVAGRVLVL from the coding sequence ATGAGGGTTCTGGTCACCGGTGGGGTCAGGTCCGGGAAGTCGCACCACGCCGAGGGACTGGTGGCGGACCGGGTCGCGGTCGCCTATGTCGCCCCCGGTCCGGCCCCGACGGCCGACGACGCCGACTGGACCGCCCGGGTGGCGGCACACCGGGCGCGACGCCCGGCGTCCTGGACCACCCACGAGACCGCCGACCTGGCCGGCGTCCTGGATGCCGCGCCCGGCCCCGTGCTCATCGACTGCCTCGGCACCTGGGTGACCGCGCTCGTCGACGACGCGGACTTGTGGGAGGCGCCGACCGAGAAGGTCGAGGTGCACGTCCACACCGCGCTCGATCGGCTCGTCAGGGCGCTGCGCGAGCGTGACGACGTCGTCGTCGTCACCAACGAGGTCGGGTGGGGCGTGGTCCCGTCCCACCGCTCGGGGCGGGTGTTCCGCGACGCGCTCGGCACCGTGAACCGGGTCGTCGCCGCCGTCTGCGACGAGGTGCACCTGGTCGTCGCGGGGCGCGTGTTGGTGCTCTGA
- a CDS encoding 2'-5' RNA ligase family protein, with protein MSRSAASWSAGHSVIVVPVPLAPVEEFVRARTAYYDASFVSADPDFAQAHVTVLGPWVPRPTAADLSRVAEVLGEIEPFELELGVVAEFPDGVIHLRAEPAPLLRELTAALHRAFPDHPPYGGQFGDDLTPHLTLDRRAPGITPESVGADLGDVLPLRHPVTHLDLQWWANDDCRVLHRWQLEGVRR; from the coding sequence GTGAGCCGGAGCGCTGCCTCATGGAGCGCGGGCCACTCGGTCATCGTCGTCCCCGTCCCGCTCGCGCCCGTGGAGGAGTTCGTGCGTGCCCGCACCGCGTACTACGACGCCAGCTTCGTGTCGGCCGACCCCGACTTCGCGCAGGCGCACGTGACCGTGCTCGGACCCTGGGTCCCGCGACCGACGGCCGCCGACCTCTCCCGGGTCGCGGAGGTGCTCGGCGAGATCGAGCCGTTCGAGCTCGAGCTGGGTGTGGTCGCGGAGTTCCCCGACGGTGTCATCCATCTGCGTGCGGAGCCGGCGCCGCTCCTGCGCGAGCTGACCGCGGCACTGCACCGTGCGTTCCCCGACCACCCGCCCTACGGCGGACAGTTCGGTGACGACCTCACGCCGCACCTGACGCTGGACCGGCGTGCGCCCGGGATCACCCCGGAGTCCGTCGGCGCGGACCTGGGCGACGTGCTCCCCCTGCGCCACCCGGTCACCCACCTCGACCTGCAATGGTGGGCCAACGACGACTGCCGGGTCCTGCACCGGTGGCAGCTGGAGGGGGTACGCCGATGA
- a CDS encoding MFS transporter, producing the protein MTTPTTGTTSPATRVPAGWVAVLTLANIATFVAFFGPLQVLLPLRAEELSPTGKEATLALVTGVGAAVSMVANPLFGALSDRTRSRFGRRVPWVAGGALGGAFGLTLLALVPGTAGLVLSWCVVQASVNAALAGIMAAIPDVVPVEQRAVVGGFVNLGQTLGVLIGVGLALAVGGIRGGFVACAVFLLIAVVPYLRNSRDTPYAVAPDWVGWARFLRGFWVSPRAHPDFALAWATKFLVHLGNAIVTLYLLYYLSDEVGLEDAESRLFVAIGLYSVIVAISAIVAGRWSDRVQRRRVFAVGAGFVIAAASLTLAAWPTWTGTLVAASLLGVGFGAFVAVDLAIVTEVLPDPDARGKDLGVVNIANALPQVLAPVIAAPLVTQAGYPTLYTVAAVIGLIGSTAVWRIRSVP; encoded by the coding sequence ATGACCACCCCGACGACCGGCACGACCAGTCCGGCGACGCGGGTGCCGGCCGGCTGGGTCGCCGTCCTCACCCTCGCCAACATCGCGACCTTCGTGGCGTTCTTCGGCCCGCTGCAGGTGTTGCTCCCGCTACGGGCCGAGGAGCTCTCGCCGACCGGCAAGGAGGCCACCCTCGCGCTGGTGACCGGGGTGGGCGCGGCGGTCTCGATGGTCGCGAACCCGTTGTTCGGAGCGCTGTCGGACCGCACGCGCAGCCGCTTCGGGCGACGCGTGCCGTGGGTCGCCGGTGGCGCGCTCGGCGGAGCGTTCGGTCTGACCCTCCTGGCACTCGTGCCGGGTACGGCTGGGTTGGTGCTGTCGTGGTGCGTGGTGCAGGCGTCGGTCAACGCGGCACTCGCCGGGATCATGGCGGCGATCCCGGACGTCGTCCCGGTCGAGCAGCGCGCGGTCGTGGGCGGGTTCGTGAACCTCGGCCAGACGCTCGGCGTCCTCATCGGTGTCGGGCTCGCGCTGGCCGTCGGCGGGATCCGTGGCGGGTTCGTCGCCTGCGCGGTGTTCCTGCTGATCGCGGTGGTGCCCTACCTGCGCAACAGCCGGGACACGCCGTACGCCGTCGCCCCCGACTGGGTGGGTTGGGCGCGGTTCCTGCGGGGGTTCTGGGTGTCGCCCCGTGCGCACCCCGACTTCGCGCTCGCGTGGGCGACGAAGTTCCTCGTTCACCTCGGCAACGCGATCGTCACCCTCTATCTCCTCTACTACCTCTCCGACGAGGTCGGGCTGGAGGACGCGGAGTCACGGCTGTTCGTCGCCATCGGGCTCTACTCGGTCATCGTCGCGATCTCCGCGATCGTCGCCGGCCGTTGGTCCGACCGGGTGCAGCGCCGCCGGGTCTTCGCGGTCGGTGCCGGCTTCGTGATCGCCGCGGCGTCCCTCACGCTGGCCGCGTGGCCGACCTGGACCGGCACCCTCGTCGCCGCCTCGCTGCTCGGCGTCGGCTTCGGGGCGTTCGTCGCGGTGGACCTGGCGATCGTCACCGAGGTGCTGCCCGACCCCGACGCCCGCGGCAAGGACCTCGGGGTCGTCAACATCGCCAACGCGTTGCCGCAGGTGCTGGCGCCGGTCATCGCCGCGCCGCTGGTGACGCAGGCCGGCTATCCGACGCTCTACACCGTCGCCGCCGTCATCGGGCTCATCGGTTCGACCGCGGTGTGGCGCATCCGCTCCGTGCCGTGA
- a CDS encoding GH1 family beta-glucosidase, which translates to MTDSLARLAGAFGPDFTWGVSTASYQIEGAVAEDGRTPSVWDTFCQRPGAVLGGDTGEVACDHYHRYAEDVALMAGLGVDAYRFSFAWPRIVPHGGRVEPRGLDFYDRLVDALLAAGIEPVPTLFHWDTPQWVDDLGGWWERSTADRFADYVAVVADRFADRISRWITLNEPAMVTMLGHGLGTHAPGEARGFDALTTAHVQLLAHGRAVQALRAAGVGSIGVANNHTPVWRADDSEAVREAAEIYDAVHNRLFADPLLLGTCPLGVIPDDDLAVIAQPLDWYGVNYYNPTLIGPPADDLPFSLLDIEGYARNDFGWPLVPAGLTELLVGMQERYGDALPPIMITENGGSFGEEPDASGRVPDQRRIDQLATHLVALRAAQDAGVDVRGYFHWSLLDNFEWAEGYRQRFGLVHVDYATQRRTPKDSYHWYRELIGTHR; encoded by the coding sequence GTGACGGACTCGCTCGCGCGGCTGGCCGGGGCCTTCGGACCGGACTTCACCTGGGGCGTGTCCACCGCGTCGTACCAGATCGAGGGCGCGGTGGCCGAGGACGGACGGACCCCGTCGGTGTGGGACACCTTCTGCCAGCGACCCGGTGCGGTGCTCGGCGGCGACACCGGTGAGGTCGCGTGCGACCACTACCACCGCTACGCCGAGGACGTCGCGCTGATGGCCGGGCTCGGGGTCGACGCCTACCGGTTCTCCTTCGCGTGGCCGCGGATCGTCCCGCACGGCGGTCGCGTCGAGCCCCGTGGCCTGGACTTCTACGACCGCCTGGTCGACGCCCTGCTGGCCGCCGGCATCGAGCCGGTGCCGACGCTCTTCCACTGGGACACCCCGCAGTGGGTCGACGACCTCGGCGGCTGGTGGGAGCGGTCGACCGCCGACCGCTTCGCCGACTACGTCGCCGTCGTCGCCGACCGGTTCGCCGACCGGATCTCGCGGTGGATCACCCTCAACGAGCCGGCGATGGTGACCATGCTCGGCCACGGGCTGGGCACCCACGCGCCGGGGGAGGCCCGCGGCTTCGACGCCCTCACCACGGCCCACGTCCAGCTGCTCGCCCACGGCCGCGCCGTGCAGGCGCTGCGGGCCGCCGGCGTCGGCAGCATCGGCGTCGCCAACAACCACACGCCCGTCTGGCGCGCCGACGACTCCGAGGCGGTGCGCGAAGCCGCGGAGATCTACGACGCCGTGCACAACCGGCTCTTCGCCGACCCGCTGCTGCTCGGGACCTGTCCGCTCGGCGTGATCCCCGACGACGACCTCGCCGTCATCGCGCAGCCGCTCGACTGGTACGGCGTCAACTACTACAACCCGACGCTGATCGGTCCGCCGGCTGACGACCTGCCCTTCTCCCTGCTCGACATCGAGGGCTACGCACGCAACGACTTCGGCTGGCCGCTGGTGCCCGCGGGGCTCACCGAGCTGTTGGTCGGCATGCAGGAGCGGTACGGCGACGCGCTGCCACCGATCATGATCACCGAGAACGGCGGCTCGTTCGGCGAGGAGCCCGACGCGTCGGGGCGGGTCCCCGACCAGCGACGCATCGACCAGCTCGCCACCCACCTCGTCGCGCTGCGTGCCGCGCAGGACGCGGGGGTGGACGTGCGCGGCTACTTCCACTGGTCGCTGCTCGACAACTTCGAGTGGGCCGAGGGCTACCGCCAGCGTTTCGGTCTGGTCCACGTCGACTACGCCACGCAACGACGTACGCCCAAGGACTCCTACCACTGGTATCGCGAGCTGATCGGGACCCACCGATGA